The following are encoded in a window of Prochlorococcus marinus str. MIT 1013 genomic DNA:
- a CDS encoding beta-ketoacyl-ACP synthase III: MISNSQWDSGISFVGCGSATPQQIINNDQLGQRVDTSDDWIQSRTGIGERRVIGENESLIDLATDAALNALKMANWDVKTIDLIILATSTPEDLFGSAPKIQANIGASNAVAFDLTAACSGFLFALVTASQYLASGSMKRAVVIGADQLSKWVDWDDRKTCVLFGDGAGALAFEATGDKSGLIGYDLKSDGRRGGCLNLSQSNDFLDLVEGATHQKGEYFPIKMEGKEVYKFAVKEVPIILGELLDKYQIESKSIDWLLLHQANQRILDAVASRFSIPSEKVLSNLKHYGNTSAATIPLMLDEAIRDQRIKSGDLIACSGFGAGLSWGAALFYWHGPY; this comes from the coding sequence TTGATTAGTAATTCTCAATGGGACTCAGGAATATCTTTTGTGGGGTGCGGAAGCGCTACTCCTCAACAGATAATCAATAATGATCAACTTGGTCAGAGAGTAGATACTAGTGATGATTGGATTCAAAGTAGAACGGGAATTGGTGAAAGAAGGGTTATTGGAGAAAATGAATCTTTGATTGATTTGGCTACAGATGCTGCTTTGAATGCTTTGAAAATGGCTAATTGGGATGTAAAAACTATCGATTTAATAATTCTTGCAACATCTACCCCAGAAGATTTATTTGGCTCGGCGCCTAAAATTCAAGCAAATATAGGGGCTTCGAATGCAGTTGCTTTTGATTTGACTGCTGCTTGTAGTGGTTTTTTATTTGCCTTGGTAACTGCATCACAATATTTAGCTTCTGGTTCCATGAAAAGAGCTGTTGTGATTGGAGCAGACCAATTATCAAAATGGGTTGACTGGGATGATAGAAAGACCTGTGTTTTGTTTGGAGATGGTGCAGGAGCACTAGCCTTTGAGGCCACTGGTGATAAGAGTGGTTTAATTGGATATGATTTGAAATCTGATGGAAGAAGAGGAGGTTGCTTAAATCTCTCTCAATCAAATGATTTTTTAGATTTAGTTGAAGGAGCTACCCATCAAAAAGGGGAATATTTTCCAATCAAAATGGAGGGAAAGGAGGTTTATAAGTTTGCAGTTAAAGAAGTTCCAATCATTCTTGGAGAACTTTTAGACAAATATCAAATTGAGTCTAAGAGTATAGATTGGTTACTATTACATCAGGCTAATCAAAGAATTCTTGATGCTGTAGCTTCAAGATTTTCAATACCATCAGAAAAGGTGCTTTCAAACTTGAAACACTATGGAAATACCTCTGCAGCAACGATTCCATTGATGCTTGATGAGGCAATTAGAGATCAAAGAATTAAATCAGGGGATTTAATAGCTTGTAGTGGATTTGGTGCTGGCTTGAGTTGGGGAGCTGCTTTGTTTTATTGGCATGGTCCCTATTAG
- the rpaB gene encoding response regulator transcription factor RpaB — translation MTATSPSKETILVADDEASIRRILETRLSMIGYQVVTACDGNEALDLFRNCEPDLVVLDVMMPKLDGYGVCQELRKESDVPIVMLTALGDVADRITGLELGADDYVVKPFSPKELEARIRCVLRRVEKEQIAGLPNSGVIAVMNLKIDTNKRQVYRNDERIRLTGMEFSLLELLVSRSGEPFSRGEILKEVWGYTPERHVDTRVVDVHISRLRSKLEDDPANPELILTARGTGYLFQRIVDSMIPEGS, via the coding sequence ATGACGGCCACAAGTCCCTCAAAGGAAACCATCCTCGTAGCTGATGATGAGGCAAGTATTAGGAGGATCCTAGAAACTCGCCTATCTATGATTGGCTATCAGGTAGTTACTGCTTGTGATGGAAATGAGGCACTGGATCTTTTCAGAAATTGTGAGCCTGATCTTGTTGTACTTGATGTCATGATGCCTAAATTAGATGGATATGGCGTATGCCAGGAACTTAGAAAGGAATCAGATGTTCCAATAGTCATGCTGACAGCATTGGGAGATGTTGCTGACAGAATCACTGGTTTAGAGCTGGGCGCTGATGATTATGTTGTCAAACCATTTAGTCCAAAAGAATTAGAAGCCAGGATCAGATGTGTTTTAAGAAGAGTTGAAAAAGAACAAATCGCTGGACTACCTAATTCAGGTGTGATTGCGGTTATGAACTTAAAGATTGATACAAACAAACGTCAGGTTTATAGAAATGATGAACGAATTAGATTAACAGGTATGGAATTTAGTCTTTTAGAACTGTTGGTAAGTCGTTCAGGAGAACCTTTTAGTCGAGGTGAGATTCTTAAAGAAGTATGGGGATATACACCTGAAAGGCATGTTGATACAAGGGTAGTGGATGTTCATATTTCTAGATTGAGGTCAAAACTTGAGGATGATCCAGCAAATCCAGAACTAATTCTTACTGCCAGAGGAACAGGTTATCTTTTTCAAAGAATTGTTGATTCTATGATTCCTGAAGGATCATAA
- a CDS encoding photosystem I assembly protein Ycf3, translating into MPRSQNKDNFLDKAFTKMAEGIVKVMPIASKEKEAYLYYRKGLASQNDGDYSEALEYYEESLKLEDNQVDRGETLKNMAIIYMSNGDEERAINTYIKALGQNPKQPSCLKNMGLIYEKRGRIAQRNGNQDEGDIWFDKAAEVWSKAVRLYPGGYLDIENWLKTTGRGNVDVYL; encoded by the coding sequence GTGCCTCGAAGTCAAAACAAAGACAATTTTCTTGATAAGGCCTTCACGAAGATGGCTGAAGGGATAGTTAAAGTGATGCCAATCGCCTCGAAAGAAAAAGAAGCCTATCTCTATTATAGAAAAGGTTTAGCATCTCAAAATGATGGAGATTATTCTGAAGCTCTTGAATATTATGAAGAGAGCTTGAAGCTTGAGGATAATCAAGTTGATAGAGGAGAGACATTGAAAAATATGGCAATTATTTATATGAGTAATGGAGATGAAGAGAGGGCAATAAATACTTATATAAAAGCTTTGGGGCAAAATCCCAAGCAGCCATCTTGCTTAAAAAATATGGGACTAATTTATGAAAAAAGAGGCAGAATTGCTCAAAGAAATGGGAATCAAGATGAAGGTGATATCTGGTTCGATAAGGCTGCTGAGGTCTGGAGTAAAGCTGTTCGTTTATATCCAGGAGGGTATCTAGATATAGAAAATTGGCTCAAGACGACAGGTAGAGGAAATGTTGATGTTTATTTATAA
- a CDS encoding response regulator transcription factor — MKPCILLIEDDQDMRDLVAGHLEHTGFDVQKAEDGIKGQALALQYAPDLILLDLMLPKVDGLTLCQRLRRDERTSGIPILMITALGGIKDKVTGFNSGADDYITKPFDLEELQVRIKALLRRTNRAPLGSNNQQEILNYGPLTLVPERFEAIWFESPVRLTHLEFELLHCLMQRHGQTVAPSLILKEVWGYEPDDDIETIRVHVRHLRTKLEPDPRKPRFIKTVYGAGYCLELPTGEKINEIQPLIIEAREASSLKKNTDERVIA; from the coding sequence ATGAAGCCTTGCATTTTACTCATTGAAGACGATCAAGACATGAGAGATCTGGTTGCAGGGCATCTTGAGCACACTGGTTTTGATGTCCAGAAAGCTGAGGATGGGATCAAGGGCCAAGCGCTTGCTCTTCAATACGCCCCTGATTTAATTCTTCTTGATTTAATGCTTCCAAAAGTCGATGGCTTAACTCTTTGCCAACGTTTAAGAAGAGACGAGAGAACATCTGGTATACCTATTCTTATGATCACTGCTTTAGGTGGTATCAAGGATAAAGTTACGGGTTTTAATTCTGGTGCAGATGATTACATAACAAAACCATTTGACCTAGAGGAATTACAAGTCAGAATCAAGGCTTTGTTGAGAAGAACTAATCGTGCTCCACTGGGCAGTAATAATCAGCAAGAAATACTTAATTACGGACCCCTTACACTTGTTCCTGAAAGATTTGAAGCTATATGGTTTGAATCGCCAGTGCGTTTGACACATTTGGAGTTTGAATTGCTTCACTGTTTAATGCAAAGACATGGGCAGACAGTTGCGCCCTCATTAATTCTCAAAGAAGTTTGGGGTTATGAACCTGATGATGATATTGAAACAATACGAGTTCATGTAAGACATTTAAGAACCAAGCTTGAACCTGATCCTCGAAAACCAAGATTCATTAAAACTGTTTATGGAGCTGGATATTGCTTGGAATTACCTACTGGGGAAAAAATAAATGAAATTCAACCATTGATTATTGAAGCCAGAGAAGCGAGTTCTTTGAAAAAAAATACTGATGAAAGAGTTATTGCTTAA
- a CDS encoding DNA polymerase III subunit delta', producing the protein MDDFKNIYGQDLAIKILESAISKKHIPPAYLFSGPEGVGRIKTAKVFIKAILDKCLDNETTKRRIETNNHPDLLWIEPSYIVQGKRISQSNARSESINMKSPPQIRLNQIKEIIEFLGKKPLESERNIVIIEDIERINESASNALLKTLEEPNKGLFILITQRPEKLLATIRSRCQTVPFIRLNHNQVNKIINTLEVTQKADDIPNEEIKELIDFSYGSPGRYQLNLQYWLAISSPLRQKLEIKLTNPIELLKLAKEITDELNLEQQLWFINFQQHRVWKKEKDSSIVKKLEELRKQLLAYVQPRLAWEVTLLEMNLIN; encoded by the coding sequence ATGGATGATTTTAAAAATATATATGGACAAGACTTAGCTATTAAAATTTTAGAGTCTGCTATTTCTAAAAAACATATTCCTCCAGCCTATTTATTCTCTGGACCAGAAGGAGTTGGAAGAATAAAAACTGCAAAAGTATTTATCAAAGCAATTCTTGATAAATGCCTTGATAATGAAACTACAAAAAGGAGAATAGAAACTAATAATCATCCTGACTTATTATGGATAGAACCTTCTTACATAGTGCAAGGTAAACGTATTTCTCAGAGCAATGCAAGATCAGAAAGTATAAATATGAAATCACCCCCGCAAATAAGACTAAATCAAATTAAAGAAATAATAGAATTCTTAGGCAAAAAGCCATTAGAATCAGAGAGAAATATAGTGATAATTGAAGATATTGAGAGAATAAATGAATCTGCTTCAAATGCATTATTAAAAACTCTTGAAGAACCAAATAAAGGATTATTTATTCTTATCACTCAAAGACCGGAGAAATTATTAGCAACTATAAGATCAAGATGTCAAACAGTCCCTTTTATTCGCTTAAATCATAATCAAGTAAATAAAATTATTAATACATTAGAAGTTACTCAAAAAGCAGATGACATTCCTAATGAAGAAATTAAAGAATTGATAGATTTTTCATATGGATCACCAGGAAGGTATCAACTCAACCTTCAATATTGGTTAGCCATATCAAGTCCTTTAAGACAAAAGCTAGAAATCAAATTAACTAATCCAATAGAGTTACTAAAATTAGCAAAAGAAATAACTGATGAACTTAATTTAGAGCAACAGCTTTGGTTTATTAATTTTCAACAACACAGAGTTTGGAAAAAAGAAAAAGATTCGTCTATCGTTAAAAAACTCGAAGAACTAAGAAAACAATTATTAGCTTATGTACAACCAAGACTTGCTTGGGAAGTAACTTTATTAGAAATGAATCTTATTAATTAA
- the radA gene encoding DNA repair protein RadA, with protein sequence MSRSVSIYVCQSCGAQTRQFFGRCNNCGEWNSIIEEKINKKSDKSIYTKINSAKEKSPYRSELISQTKKQIIDRIPSGYEELDRVLGGGLVPGSLVLIGGDPGIGKSTLILQSATKMAHQRSVLYVAAEESAQQVKLRWNRIEECESNLHLLAETDLELILKELDSLKPDVAVIDSIQALHDQNLSSSPGSVAQVRECSAALQQIAKRKNISLLIIGHVTKDGMLAGPKVLEHLVDAVLTFEGDRFASHRLLRGIKNRFGATSELGVFEMHADGLSEVSNPSELFLSKTSAPGISTIVTCEGTRPLAIDIQALINPTSYASPRRTTTGVEINRLHQILAVLEKNMNLSLSRYDCYLAVAGGLEVEEPGADLGIAAAIVSSFKDIELEEGVVFIGEIGLAGQLRLVRQMQQRINEVIRLGYKKLIIPEGIDTSEFQTTAKFKIIQASNINQALIYALKNI encoded by the coding sequence GTGTCTCGTTCTGTCTCTATTTATGTCTGTCAAAGTTGTGGTGCTCAAACCAGGCAATTCTTTGGGCGCTGCAACAATTGTGGAGAATGGAATTCGATAATAGAAGAAAAAATTAATAAAAAATCAGATAAATCTATTTACACAAAGATTAATTCTGCAAAAGAGAAATCTCCTTATCGTTCAGAGTTAATAAGCCAGACAAAAAAACAAATAATTGACCGCATACCAAGTGGATACGAAGAATTAGACAGAGTACTTGGAGGTGGTTTAGTTCCTGGATCACTTGTATTAATTGGGGGAGACCCAGGTATTGGGAAAAGCACTCTTATTTTGCAAAGTGCTACAAAAATGGCTCATCAAAGATCGGTCCTTTATGTAGCTGCTGAAGAGTCGGCTCAACAAGTAAAACTCAGATGGAATAGAATTGAAGAATGTGAGTCCAATCTTCATTTACTCGCAGAAACAGATCTAGAGCTAATTTTAAAAGAACTAGATTCTTTGAAACCTGATGTTGCTGTTATAGATAGCATTCAAGCATTGCATGATCAAAATCTATCAAGTTCTCCTGGCTCAGTAGCTCAAGTCAGAGAATGCTCAGCTGCGTTACAGCAAATTGCAAAACGAAAAAATATATCTCTTTTGATCATCGGGCACGTTACTAAGGATGGAATGTTAGCCGGGCCAAAAGTTCTTGAGCATCTTGTTGATGCCGTACTTACTTTTGAAGGCGATAGATTTGCTTCTCACAGACTGCTTAGAGGGATAAAAAACCGATTTGGTGCTACTAGTGAGCTTGGTGTTTTCGAAATGCATGCAGATGGATTATCCGAGGTATCTAATCCAAGCGAATTATTTTTAAGCAAAACCTCTGCTCCAGGAATTTCAACGATTGTTACTTGCGAAGGTACTAGACCATTAGCCATAGATATACAAGCACTAATAAATCCGACTAGTTATGCAAGTCCAAGAAGAACCACCACTGGTGTTGAGATCAACAGGCTTCATCAGATTTTGGCAGTTCTAGAAAAAAATATGAATCTCTCGCTATCTAGATATGATTGCTATCTGGCGGTTGCAGGAGGGTTAGAAGTAGAAGAACCAGGGGCTGATCTTGGAATAGCTGCTGCAATAGTATCGAGCTTTAAAGATATTGAGCTAGAAGAAGGAGTTGTATTCATAGGAGAAATAGGTCTGGCTGGTCAATTAAGATTGGTCAGACAGATGCAACAAAGAATTAATGAAGTTATTCGACTTGGATATAAGAAATTAATTATCCCAGAGGGAATAGATACAAGTGAATTCCAAACAACTGCAAAATTTAAAATAATACAAGCTTCGAATATAAATCAAGCATTAATTTATGCTTTAAAGAATATTTAA
- the tmk gene encoding dTMP kinase, which yields MKGKFIVFEGIDGSGKTTQINQVSKWLIGTDLIPENNQLVVTREPGGTKLGKSLRSLLLDTSKEKSPDSITELLLYAADRAQHVNEIIRPSLKKGDWVISDRFCGSTLAYQGYGRKLDIKLIKNLETISTQGISPDITFLLDIPVEESIQRRRSTKDDRMEKEGREFLLNVSLGFNELSEDNKWKKISAKNSKDQILSEIQSEIKKLLKNK from the coding sequence ATGAAAGGAAAATTTATTGTATTTGAGGGTATTGATGGCTCTGGAAAAACCACTCAAATTAATCAAGTATCAAAATGGCTTATCGGCACTGATCTTATTCCTGAAAATAATCAATTAGTTGTCACTAGAGAACCAGGAGGGACGAAATTGGGAAAATCCTTAAGATCACTTCTACTAGATACTTCTAAAGAAAAAAGCCCTGATTCAATTACTGAGCTTTTACTTTATGCCGCCGATAGAGCACAACATGTTAATGAAATTATTCGCCCATCTTTAAAAAAAGGAGATTGGGTAATAAGCGATAGATTTTGTGGCTCCACACTTGCTTATCAGGGCTATGGAAGAAAGTTAGATATCAAGTTAATTAAAAATCTCGAAACGATTTCTACTCAGGGTATTTCTCCGGATATTACATTTCTATTAGACATACCTGTTGAAGAGAGCATACAAAGAAGAAGAAGTACAAAAGATGATCGCATGGAAAAAGAAGGTAGAGAGTTTTTATTGAATGTATCCTTAGGCTTTAATGAATTGTCTGAGGACAATAAATGGAAAAAAATATCTGCCAAAAACTCTAAAGATCAAATCCTTTCCGAGATTCAATCTGAGATAAAAAAGTTATTAAAAAATAAATAA
- the plsX gene encoding phosphate acyltransferase PlsX: MEKNYQNNKTNRSKAIRRLVIWYRRNSAVTSLVDTATSSATAASNVAGTVVSNAGSVVTSAGSIARSTLEPFVFDPLRRLQGGESTVDKHEIQDSERIWVAVDGMGGDFAPGAILDGCLKSLSLLPLKIKFVGEIEKVEKAAIEFGLEESLEKAIENGNFELIPSGLSVGMDEEATSVRKKKDASINIAMKLVKDGKAMGVYSAGNSGAMMASAIFKLGRLKGIDRPAIGALFPTKDPGQPVLVLDVGANMDCKPTYLHQFALLGNIYSRDVLQVEKPRIGLLNIGEESCKGNDLSLATYKLLNEEERFCFSGNCEGRDVLSGDFDVVVCDGFTGNVLLKFLESVGSVLLGVLRAELPRGRRGKVGSAFLRNNLKRIKKRLDHAEHGGALLLGINGICVIGHGGSKALSVLSALRVVHSAASHGVMDDLADLNKPDVLKV, translated from the coding sequence GTGGAAAAAAATTACCAAAATAATAAAACTAATCGTTCTAAGGCAATTAGACGATTGGTTATTTGGTATCGTCGAAACTCAGCTGTTACAAGCCTTGTTGATACAGCAACCAGCTCAGCTACTGCAGCAAGTAATGTTGCTGGAACAGTAGTTTCTAATGCTGGTTCTGTTGTTACTAGTGCAGGATCAATAGCTAGAAGTACATTAGAACCATTTGTATTTGATCCTCTTAGAAGGCTACAAGGTGGCGAAAGTACAGTGGATAAGCATGAGATTCAAGATTCCGAAAGAATTTGGGTTGCTGTAGATGGAATGGGAGGAGATTTTGCACCTGGAGCTATTCTTGATGGATGTTTAAAATCTTTGTCATTGCTTCCATTGAAAATTAAATTTGTAGGTGAAATTGAGAAAGTAGAAAAAGCAGCCATTGAGTTTGGCTTAGAAGAATCTTTAGAAAAGGCTATAGAAAATGGAAATTTCGAATTAATTCCTAGTGGCCTTTCAGTTGGTATGGATGAAGAAGCGACTTCAGTGCGTAAAAAAAAGGATGCGAGCATAAATATTGCAATGAAATTGGTTAAAGACGGAAAAGCTATGGGTGTTTATTCAGCTGGAAACTCTGGAGCAATGATGGCCTCAGCGATTTTCAAGTTAGGACGTTTAAAAGGGATTGATCGTCCAGCAATTGGAGCCTTATTCCCAACTAAAGACCCTGGACAACCAGTATTGGTTTTAGATGTTGGAGCAAATATGGATTGTAAACCAACCTATTTGCATCAATTTGCTCTTCTAGGCAATATCTATTCTCGTGATGTCTTGCAGGTAGAAAAGCCAAGAATAGGATTATTGAATATCGGAGAAGAATCCTGCAAGGGTAATGATCTTTCTCTAGCAACTTATAAACTTTTAAATGAAGAGGAACGTTTTTGCTTTTCAGGAAACTGTGAAGGAAGAGATGTGTTGTCAGGTGATTTTGATGTTGTGGTTTGTGATGGATTTACAGGAAACGTTTTGCTGAAATTTTTAGAGTCAGTAGGAAGTGTTCTTTTAGGAGTTTTGAGAGCGGAGTTACCAAGAGGAAGAAGAGGCAAAGTTGGTTCTGCTTTTTTGAGAAATAATTTGAAACGAATAAAAAAACGTTTAGATCATGCCGAACATGGTGGAGCCTTACTTCTTGGAATTAATGGGATTTGTGTTATTGGTCACGGAGGAAGTAAAGCTTTATCTGTTTTAAGTGCTTTAAGAGTTGTTCACTCAGCTGCAAGCCATGGAGTGATGGATGATTTAGCTGATTTAAATAAACCAGATGTTTTAAAGGTCTGA
- a CDS encoding ABC transporter ATP-binding protein has product MEPTGSRFLEFDQVSFSWPNGVNVLDQCSFSILKPGLWMLVGENGSGKSTLFRLINGVIPPKSGKIFCSLKPSMVYQNPDHQLLMPTCKSELMLSIPKTIPHSNQYDLIQSALEKVDLGEMLDRPIHTLSGGQKQRLAIAGAIVSNSNLLLLDEPTALLDPKSQNSVLKVIKKLTSSSADPITAIWVTHRLEELNFCDGAAIVKNGGISRWDSGSKVFQQLKSLALR; this is encoded by the coding sequence TTGGAACCAACTGGGTCTCGCTTTTTGGAATTCGATCAAGTTTCTTTTTCTTGGCCCAATGGAGTCAACGTTCTTGATCAATGCTCTTTTTCAATTTTAAAACCTGGTTTGTGGATGCTGGTAGGTGAAAATGGAAGTGGTAAAAGCACCTTATTTCGCTTAATCAATGGAGTAATTCCTCCTAAAAGCGGAAAAATTTTCTGCTCTCTAAAACCATCAATGGTTTATCAAAATCCAGACCATCAATTGCTTATGCCAACATGTAAAAGTGAGTTGATGCTTAGCATTCCTAAAACCATTCCTCATAGCAATCAATATGATTTGATTCAATCCGCTCTTGAAAAAGTGGACTTAGGCGAAATGTTAGACAGACCTATTCACACCTTAAGTGGTGGTCAAAAGCAGCGTTTAGCTATTGCTGGAGCAATTGTGAGCAATTCAAATTTACTTTTACTTGATGAGCCCACAGCGCTATTGGATCCTAAAAGTCAAAATTCAGTTTTGAAAGTTATAAAAAAACTGACTAGTTCCTCCGCTGATCCAATTACAGCAATATGGGTTACTCATCGTTTGGAAGAATTAAATTTTTGTGATGGTGCAGCAATTGTTAAAAATGGAGGTATTAGCAGGTGGGATTCTGGTTCAAAAGTGTTCCAACAATTAAAATCACTTGCCCTTAGGTAG
- a CDS encoding heavy metal translocating P-type ATPase: protein MSNKKIAQSKNSILLEVDGMKCGSCVQAVEKILKNDPNINNASVNLVTKTAFIEIKEPKNSLTDVIKTLTSKGFPSRERDYQTISKNIELETNENQNLWNKWRQLIIATSLLILSGMGHLVEGQQLSFPLIGSLPFHASLATFALLGPGRSILNAGLKSAIIFTPTMDTLVSLGVLSAYVASIIALIWPKVGWPCFFNEPVMLLGFVLLGRFLEERARVNTGTALKELANLQPETANLILENNEIREIRIGALRPGEKIQLLAGDRIPVDGLVIMGNSAIDVSSLTGESLPLEASPGVELPSGSLNLESTIILEVQKIGSETAIAKIISLVEEAQARKAPIQGLADKVAGIFCYGVTTLALMTFLFWWRIGTRIWPEVLEVSNSGLMQSHHLHEHLINTPQTPLGLSFQLSIAVLVVACPCALGLATPTVITVASGEAAKRGWLFKGGDVIEMASKISQICFDKTGTLTIGRPLVVGYWEYKESTKDFMLSLAASIEQESRHPLAQAIIQEAYKKEIKLEKVSTSTTYAGKGLAGKICNLEGLIRVGTPEWIKSEGIEWNERIETNFQLSKGKAQSIVAVALENKLLGFFLIDDQLRKDAFLSINKLRSRGFSLSLFSGDRDSAVLSLGEKLGFSSNQIEWQMLPSDKLNKLNLLKNNGLVAMIGDGINDAPALAAADLGVAIGTGTQIAQDSADLVLLGENLEALPNALQLSKQAMLKIKQNLAWAFGYNLIALPIAAGLLLPSTGLLLSPPLAALLMALSSISVVFNALSLKSK, encoded by the coding sequence TTGAGCAACAAAAAGATTGCCCAAAGCAAGAATTCAATTCTGCTTGAAGTAGATGGAATGAAGTGCGGAAGTTGTGTACAGGCAGTTGAAAAAATACTTAAAAATGACCCAAACATAAATAATGCAAGCGTTAATTTAGTTACAAAAACTGCTTTTATAGAAATTAAAGAACCGAAAAATTCCTTAACTGATGTAATAAAAACTCTTACATCTAAGGGGTTTCCTTCCAGAGAAAGAGATTATCAAACAATTTCAAAGAATATCGAATTAGAGACAAACGAAAATCAAAATTTATGGAATAAATGGCGACAACTAATAATCGCCACTTCATTGCTAATACTCTCTGGAATGGGACATTTAGTAGAGGGTCAACAATTATCTTTTCCACTCATAGGTTCTTTACCTTTTCATGCTTCACTAGCAACATTTGCTTTACTCGGCCCAGGTAGATCCATCCTAAATGCAGGTCTAAAGTCGGCAATCATTTTTACACCAACTATGGATACCTTAGTTAGCCTTGGTGTATTGAGTGCTTACGTAGCAAGCATAATTGCTTTGATTTGGCCAAAAGTTGGTTGGCCATGTTTTTTCAATGAGCCAGTCATGCTGCTTGGATTTGTATTATTGGGTCGTTTTTTAGAGGAAAGGGCACGAGTCAACACAGGAACTGCATTAAAAGAATTAGCAAACTTACAACCCGAAACAGCCAATCTAATTTTAGAAAACAATGAAATTCGTGAAATTAGAATTGGCGCACTTAGACCAGGTGAAAAAATTCAACTATTAGCTGGAGACAGAATCCCAGTTGATGGTTTGGTAATTATGGGTAATTCTGCCATAGATGTCTCAAGTTTAACTGGTGAGTCTTTGCCTTTAGAAGCATCACCAGGCGTCGAGCTACCCTCTGGAAGCCTAAATTTAGAGTCAACAATTATTTTAGAAGTTCAAAAAATAGGATCTGAAACTGCAATAGCTAAAATAATAAGTTTAGTTGAAGAAGCCCAAGCTAGAAAAGCACCAATTCAGGGACTAGCAGACAAAGTCGCAGGAATATTCTGCTATGGGGTGACAACTCTTGCTTTAATGACTTTTCTTTTTTGGTGGAGAATTGGTACAAGAATATGGCCAGAAGTTTTAGAAGTCTCTAATTCAGGTTTGATGCAAAGCCATCATTTGCATGAACATTTAATAAATACACCTCAAACTCCACTTGGTCTCTCATTTCAATTATCAATAGCTGTTTTAGTTGTTGCCTGTCCATGTGCTCTAGGGCTTGCCACCCCAACGGTAATAACTGTTGCTTCAGGTGAAGCTGCTAAACGAGGTTGGCTTTTCAAGGGTGGGGATGTCATAGAAATGGCATCAAAAATAAGTCAAATTTGTTTTGATAAAACAGGGACACTCACAATTGGAAGACCTTTAGTTGTTGGCTACTGGGAATACAAAGAGTCAACTAAAGATTTCATGCTCAGTTTGGCAGCAAGTATTGAACAAGAGAGTAGGCATCCTCTTGCCCAAGCAATTATTCAAGAAGCCTACAAAAAGGAAATTAAACTAGAAAAAGTGTCAACATCAACTACGTATGCAGGTAAAGGCTTAGCTGGCAAAATTTGCAATTTGGAAGGATTAATAAGAGTCGGAACTCCCGAATGGATTAAAAGTGAAGGAATTGAATGGAATGAAAGGATTGAAACAAATTTCCAGCTTTCAAAAGGAAAAGCTCAATCAATCGTTGCCGTAGCTTTAGAGAACAAATTATTAGGTTTTTTCTTGATTGATGACCAATTGAGAAAAGATGCCTTCCTTTCAATTAATAAATTACGATCAAGAGGGTTTTCATTGAGTTTGTTCAGTGGAGATAGAGACTCCGCAGTTTTATCTTTAGGAGAAAAATTAGGATTCAGTTCAAATCAAATTGAATGGCAAATGTTACCTTCAGACAAGCTAAATAAATTGAACTTATTAAAAAATAATGGTTTAGTTGCAATGATAGGTGATGGAATTAATGATGCCCCAGCTCTTGCTGCTGCTGACTTAGGTGTAGCGATAGGCACAGGAACTCAAATCGCTCAAGATTCTGCTGATCTTGTTTTGCTCGGGGAAAACTTGGAAGCACTTCCAAATGCTTTACAACTTTCAAAACAAGCAATGCTGAAAATAAAACAAAACCTTGCATGGGCATTCGGATACAACTTAATTGCTTTACCGATCGCAGCAGGATTACTTTTACCATCGACTGGCTTATTGCTATCCCCTCCCTTGGCCGCTCTTCTTATGGCTTTGAGCTCAATAAGTGTTGTATTTAATGCTTTATCTTTGAAGTCAAAATGA